The following proteins are encoded in a genomic region of Strix aluco isolate bStrAlu1 chromosome 23, bStrAlu1.hap1, whole genome shotgun sequence:
- the SLC37A2 gene encoding glucose-6-phosphate exchanger SLC37A2 isoform X1 encodes MRAELAPGVRLLRALPRDSRYRGLTLVLTFLCYTSYHLSRKPISIVKSQLHPNCSALGPNPRNDSNSSTWCSWAPFDGDNYKELFGALDNAFLVAYAIGMFISGIFGERLPLRYYLSGGMVLSGLFTALFGLGYFWDIHVLWYFIVMQVCNGLVQTTGWPSVVACVGNWFGKGKRGLIMGIWNSHTSVGNILGSLIAGAWVSSAWGLSFVVPGIIIAVMGIICFFFLVEYPEDVGCSPPLHHMASDEEDARGVTTNEKDPEAVTSNEGPLSISGQSSTDRSDSPKEPAEEPEAISFLGALRIPGVVEFSLCLLFAKLVSYTFLYWLPLYIVNVAHFGAKEAGDLSTLFDVGGILGGIFAGLISDYTGGRATTCCVMLVVAAPMLFLYNHVGQNGIGTSIAMLIVCGALVNGPYALITTAVSADLGTHESLKGNAKALSTVTAIIDGTGSIGAALGPLLAGLISPTGWNNVFYMLIAADVLACLLLARVVVKEVRGWCGYMARKRGSSVQLTESVLDGK; translated from the exons ATGAGGGCAGAGCTCGCCCCCGGCGTCCGCCTGCTCCGAGCCCTCCCCCGGGACAGCCG GTATCGGGGCCTGACGCTGGTGCTGACCTTCCTCTGCTACACCAGCTACCACCTCTCCCGAAAACCCATCAGCATCGTCAAG AGCCAGCTGCACCCCAATTGCTCGGCCTTGGGCCCAAACCCCCGCAACGACTCCAACAGCAGCACGTGGTGCAGCTGGGCACCCTTCG ATGGGGACAACTACAAGGAGCTTTTTGGGGCGCTGGATAACGCCTTCCTGGTGGCCTACGCCATCGGGATGTTTATCAG CGGCATTTTTGGGGAGCGCCTCCCCCTGCGCTACTACCTGTCGGGGGGAATGGTGCTGAGCGGGCTCTTCACCGCGCTCTTCGGCCTCGGCTACTTCTGGGACATCCACGTCCTCTGGTACTTCATTGTGATGCAG GTTTGCAACGGGCTGGTGCAGACGACCGGCTGGCCCTCCGTCGTGGCCTGCGTCGGGAACTGGTTCGGGAAGGGAAA GAGAGGTTTGATCATGGGCATCTGGAACTCGCACACCTCCGTCGGCAACATCTTAGGGTCGCTCATCGCCGGCGCCTGGGTTTCCTCCGCCTGGGGCCTGTCCTTCGTCGTGCCCGGCATCATCATCGCTGTCATGGGCATCATCTGCTTCTTCTTCCTCGTGGAGT aTCCCGAGGACGTCGGCTGCAGCCCGCCTCTGCATCAC aTGGCCTCCGATGAGGAGGACGCTAGAGGAGTGACCACCAACGAGAAGGATCCTGAAGCGGTCACCTCCAATGAGGGGCCACTGAGCATCTCGGGGCAGAGCAGCACGGATCGCTCCGACAGCCCCAAGGAGCCAGCTGAGGAGCCCGAAGCCATCAGCTTCCTCGGGGCCCTCCGGATACCT ggCGTGGTGGAGTTCTCCCTTTGTCTGCTCTTTGCCAAGCTGGTGAGCTACACCTTCCTGTACTGGCTGCCCCTCTACATCGTGAACGTCG ctcaTTTCGGTGCCAAGGAAGCTGGGGACCTGTCGACCCTCTTTGACGTCGGGGGCATTTTAG GGGGGATCTTTGCCGGCCTCATCTCCGACTACACCGGTGGCAGGGCCACCACATGCTGCGTGATGCTGGTCGTCGCCGCTCCCATG CTGTTCCTGTATAACCACGTCGGCCAGAACGGCATCGGCACATCAATAG CGATGCTGATTGTCTGCGGCGCTCTGGTTAACGGGCCCTACGCTCTCATCACGACGGCGGTTTCGGCGGATTTG GGAACCCACGAGTCTCTCAAAGGAAATGCCAAAGCCCTTTCTACTGTCACAGCCATTATTGATGGCACAGGATCCATAG GTGCCGCGCTGGGGCCACTGCTCGCAGGGCTCATCTCCCCCACGGGCTGGAATAACGTCTTCTACATGTTGATAGCAGCTGACGTCTTGGCTTGCCTG CTCCTCGCTCGTGTGGTGGTCAAAGAGGTCCGCGGGTGGTGCGGCTACATGGCGAGGAAGAGAGG CTCTAGCGTGCAGCTAACAGAGTCAGTGCTGGACGGGAAGTAG
- the SLC37A2 gene encoding glucose-6-phosphate exchanger SLC37A2 isoform X2 — protein sequence MRAELAPGVRLLRALPRDSRYRGLTLVLTFLCYTSYHLSRKPISIVKSQLHPNCSALGPNPRNDSNSSTWCSWAPFDGDNYKELFGALDNAFLVAYAIGMFISGIFGERLPLRYYLSGGMVLSGLFTALFGLGYFWDIHVLWYFIVMQVCNGLVQTTGWPSVVACVGNWFGKGKRGLIMGIWNSHTSVGNILGSLIAGAWVSSAWGLSFVVPGIIIAVMGIICFFFLVEYPEDVGCSPPLHHMASDEEDARGVTTNEKDPEAVTSNEGPLSISGQSSTDRSDSPKEPAEEPEAISFLGALRIPGVVEFSLCLLFAKLVSYTFLYWLPLYIVNVAHFGAKEAGDLSTLFDVGGILGGIFAGLISDYTGGRATTCCVMLVVAAPMLFLYNHVGQNGIGTSIAMLIVCGALVNGPYALITTAVSADLGTHESLKGNAKALSTVTAIIDGTGSIGAALGPLLAGLISPTGWNNVFYMLIAADVLACLLLARVVVKEVRGWCGYMARKRGFKEF from the exons ATGAGGGCAGAGCTCGCCCCCGGCGTCCGCCTGCTCCGAGCCCTCCCCCGGGACAGCCG GTATCGGGGCCTGACGCTGGTGCTGACCTTCCTCTGCTACACCAGCTACCACCTCTCCCGAAAACCCATCAGCATCGTCAAG AGCCAGCTGCACCCCAATTGCTCGGCCTTGGGCCCAAACCCCCGCAACGACTCCAACAGCAGCACGTGGTGCAGCTGGGCACCCTTCG ATGGGGACAACTACAAGGAGCTTTTTGGGGCGCTGGATAACGCCTTCCTGGTGGCCTACGCCATCGGGATGTTTATCAG CGGCATTTTTGGGGAGCGCCTCCCCCTGCGCTACTACCTGTCGGGGGGAATGGTGCTGAGCGGGCTCTTCACCGCGCTCTTCGGCCTCGGCTACTTCTGGGACATCCACGTCCTCTGGTACTTCATTGTGATGCAG GTTTGCAACGGGCTGGTGCAGACGACCGGCTGGCCCTCCGTCGTGGCCTGCGTCGGGAACTGGTTCGGGAAGGGAAA GAGAGGTTTGATCATGGGCATCTGGAACTCGCACACCTCCGTCGGCAACATCTTAGGGTCGCTCATCGCCGGCGCCTGGGTTTCCTCCGCCTGGGGCCTGTCCTTCGTCGTGCCCGGCATCATCATCGCTGTCATGGGCATCATCTGCTTCTTCTTCCTCGTGGAGT aTCCCGAGGACGTCGGCTGCAGCCCGCCTCTGCATCAC aTGGCCTCCGATGAGGAGGACGCTAGAGGAGTGACCACCAACGAGAAGGATCCTGAAGCGGTCACCTCCAATGAGGGGCCACTGAGCATCTCGGGGCAGAGCAGCACGGATCGCTCCGACAGCCCCAAGGAGCCAGCTGAGGAGCCCGAAGCCATCAGCTTCCTCGGGGCCCTCCGGATACCT ggCGTGGTGGAGTTCTCCCTTTGTCTGCTCTTTGCCAAGCTGGTGAGCTACACCTTCCTGTACTGGCTGCCCCTCTACATCGTGAACGTCG ctcaTTTCGGTGCCAAGGAAGCTGGGGACCTGTCGACCCTCTTTGACGTCGGGGGCATTTTAG GGGGGATCTTTGCCGGCCTCATCTCCGACTACACCGGTGGCAGGGCCACCACATGCTGCGTGATGCTGGTCGTCGCCGCTCCCATG CTGTTCCTGTATAACCACGTCGGCCAGAACGGCATCGGCACATCAATAG CGATGCTGATTGTCTGCGGCGCTCTGGTTAACGGGCCCTACGCTCTCATCACGACGGCGGTTTCGGCGGATTTG GGAACCCACGAGTCTCTCAAAGGAAATGCCAAAGCCCTTTCTACTGTCACAGCCATTATTGATGGCACAGGATCCATAG GTGCCGCGCTGGGGCCACTGCTCGCAGGGCTCATCTCCCCCACGGGCTGGAATAACGTCTTCTACATGTTGATAGCAGCTGACGTCTTGGCTTGCCTG CTCCTCGCTCGTGTGGTGGTCAAAGAGGTCCGCGGGTGGTGCGGCTACATGGCGAGGAAGAGAGG